One segment of Drosophila mauritiana strain mau12 chromosome 3R, ASM438214v1, whole genome shotgun sequence DNA contains the following:
- the LOC117145646 gene encoding ribosome-binding protein 1 isoform X1, producing MDFHILIVIGCVVSASLLSFLFINKIFRRKTFEEVVAEKRALSANLYKAAGGAATKKPKKKELKREKKQRQREQQRDVNNEPEPEEAEDYSDGQSEGQGSVAGEEPGLSKQHVEFEPDAEVLTDQRRPSSVAEKENQPSGAGKKGKKDKRNGANNKTAGILVNKNETVAVKPPANAEETPTLNNFETKVPKDVVELKKQEQKERKEDNNNKQQSQKKIAGGNVSKKEKAAAVETEAPVVTKQILKQQQQQQNGSPKTQHNQANNKTKQQQQNKKQNHKETLSTKDLAHALDKLADHQNQTIGVNALMNVFSRAELNRSEIQILIDYLLNKQQDMPSSHSEWSDDICQKLKRQLEEKEKLLAEEQEASIGIQAKLRELRQEVNTERAQMHARNQAYIDKLQGKEQELAALNQELSSLNDKLTLERQQLTTLRREKQANSQDLVQLQRLQQDLAHKEKCLAEMTAFVNAETQQKNEVIQQQAQQLQALELQREELEARQNNSIFELEQRKQLEAENADLKQELSSVQQTQSELQRVHAAELQELRQNLSVLEARNVALSQQLTQAANSAVQATAAQSEQAQVQTEALAQKQQELSALRSQVGSLTDAQAQQQKQANALQSQLQEAQQRADQLQAKEQHLQQELQEQREKNNDVRMKNWKLIEALQNAEALTAKTKTNSAQSVGQQHKELQLQQQKAVAANGGGSASSAKSEQQRIRDLYQRLYPDAVKAQSGNALQASFDQWLEQVLATHVKQQQDKLRQKLDAEKSEKQSSSSHKSTQSNNSSSSNHNSTHNNISSNNSSSNSQSSSAVEQQELHKQNLQLRECNDKLTQLVTKTTNTLMDLEDRAREQDEHWRGIVEQKEQLILTLQQHASNGE from the exons ATGGACTTCCACATACTGATCGTCATCGGTTGTGTGGTCAGCGCCTCGCTGCTCTCGTTCCTGTTCATCAATAAGATCTTCCGGCGCAAGACTTTCGAGGAGGTGGTGGCCGAGAAGCGTGCCTTGAGCGCCAATCTCTACAAGGCGGCCGGTGGCGCCGCTACCAAGAAGCCCAAGAAGAAGGAACTTAAGCGCGAAAAGAAGCAACGTCAGCGGGAACAGCAGCGGGATGTGAACAACGAGCCGGAACCAGAGGAAGCCGAAGACTACTCCGATGGTCAGTCGGAGGGTCAGGGCTCCGTGGCTGGCGAGGAACCCGGTCTGTCCAAGCAGCATGTTGAATTTGAACCCGATGCAGAGGTCCTCACTGATCAGCGACGACCCAGTAGCGTGGCTGAGAAGGAGAACCAACCTTCTGGGGCTGGCAAAAAGGGAAAGAAGGATAAGCGTAACGGAGCCAACAACAAGACAGCCGGAATCCTGGTCAACAAGAACGAAACTGTTGCTGTTAAGCCTCCAGCTAACGCCGAGGAGACACCAactttgaataattttgaaaccAAGGTCCCCAAGGATGTGGTGGAGCTGAAGAAGCAGGAGCAAAAGGAACGCAAAgaggacaacaacaacaagcagcAAAGTCAAAAGAAGATCGCCGGAGGCAATGTGTCCAAGAAGGAGAAGGCCGCAGCTGTCGAAACTGAGGCACCCGTAGTGACCAAGCAGATCCtcaaacaacaacagcagcagcagaatgGCTCACCAAAAACGCAGCACAACCAGGCCAACAACAAGaccaagcagcagcagcaaaacaaGAAACAGAATCATAAGGAAACCCTATCGACTAAGGATTTGGCTCATGCTTTGGATAAACTGGCCGATCACCAGAACCAGACCATTGGCGTTAACGCTCTGATGAATGTGTTTTCCCGTGCCGAGCTAAATCGCTCAGAGATTCAGATACTCATCGACTATCTGCTAAACAAGCAACAGGATATGCCCTCTTCGCACTCTGAGTGGTCGGATGACATCTGCCAGAAACTCAAGCGCCAGCTGGAGGAGAAGGAAAAACTGCTGGCCGAGGAGCAGGAGGCCTCCATCGGTATTCAGGCTAAGCTGCGCGAACTGCGCCAAGAGGTTAACACAGAACGCGCCCAAATGCATGCCCGAAACCAGGCCTATATAGATAAGTTGCAAGGCAAGGAGCAGGAGCTAGCCGCCCTCAACCAGGAGCTGTCCAGTCTGAATGACAAGTTGACGCTTGAGCGACAGCAGCTTACG ACCCTTCGAAGGGAGAAGCAAGCCAATTCGCAGGATCTGGTTCAGTTGCAACGTTTGCAACAGGATCTCGCACACAAGGAAAAGTGCCTGGCGGAAATGACCGCATTCGTTAATGCAGAGACCCAGCAGAAGAACGAGGTGATTCAGCAGCAGGCTCAGCAGCTGCAAGCCCTGGAGCTGCAACGCGAAGAGCTGGAAGCGCGCCAGAACAACAGCATCTTTGAGCTGGAGCAGCGCAAGCAGCTGGAGGCGGAGAACGCCGACCTCAAGCAGGAGCTGAGCTCTGTTCAACAGACTCAGTCGGAGCTACAGCGCGTCCACGCCGCCGAGTTGCAGGAGCTGCGACAGAACTTGTCCGTCCTGGAGGCCCGCAACGTTGCGCTCAGCCAACAGCTCACCCAAGCCGCCAACAGCGCGGTTCAGGCCACCGCCGCCCAGTCGGAGCAGGCCCAGGTTCAGACCGAAGCGCTGGCCCAGAAGCAGCAGGAGCTGAGTGCTCTTCGCTCGCAGGTTGGCTCGCTGACGGATGCCCAGgcccagcagcagaagcaagCCAACGCTCTGCAGTCGCAGCTCCAGGAGGCTCAGCAGCGGGCCGATCAGCTGCAGGCCAAGGAGCAACATCTGCAACAGGAGCTCCAGGAGCAGCGGGAGAAAAACAAT GACGTGCGTATGAAAAATTGGAAGTTGATTGAAGCGTTGCAAAATGCCGAAGCATTAACAGCTAAGACGAAAACAAATTCAGCGCAGTCCGTAGGC caacaacacaaagagctgcagctgcagcaacagaAGGCAGTGGCCGCCAATGGAGGTGGTAGTGCCAGTTCAGCCAAGAGCGAGCAGCAGAGGATCCGGGATCTCTACCAGCGCCTTTATCCCGACGCTGTTAAAGCGCAGTCGGGAAATGCCCTGCAAGCATCCTTTGACCAGTGGCTGGAACAGGTCCTGGCCACCCATgtcaagcagcagcaggataAGCTGCGGCAGAAGCTCGATGCGGAGAAGTCCGAGAAGCAGAGCAGCAGTAGTCATAAGTCCACACAATCAAACAACAGTAGCAGTAGCAACCACAATAGCACCCACAACAATATTAGTAGCAATAATAGTAGTTCGAATAGCCAATCCTCCTCCGCCGTcgagcagcaggagctgcaCAAACAGAACCTGCAGCTGCGGGAGTGCAACGACAAGCTCACCCAGCTGGTCACCAAGACG ACCAACACATTGATGGACTTGGAAGACCGTGCTCGTGAGCAGGACGAGCACTGGCGTGGCATCGTCGAGCAGAAGGAGCAGCTGATCCTTACCCTGCAGCAGCATGCCTCAAACGGAGAATAG
- the LOC117145646 gene encoding ribosome-binding protein 1 isoform X2, whose protein sequence is MDFHILIVIGCVVSASLLSFLFINKIFRRKTFEEVVAEKRALSANLYKAAGGAATKKPKKKELKREKKQRQREQQRDVNNEPEPEEAEDYSDGQSEGQGSVAGEEPGLSKQHVEFEPDAEVLTDQRRPSSVAEKENQPSGAGKKGKKDKRNGANNKTAGILVNKNETVAVKPPANAEETPTLNNFETKVPKDVVELKKQEQKERKEDNNNKQQSQKKIAGGNVSKKEKAAAVETEAPVVTKQILKQQQQQQNGSPKTQHNQANNKTKQQQQNKKQNHKETLSTKDLAHALDKLADHQNQTIGVNALMNVFSRAELNRSEIQILIDYLLNKQQDMPSSHSEWSDDICQKLKRQLEEKEKLLAEEQEASIGIQAKLRELRQEVNTERAQMHARNQAYIDKLQGKEQELAALNQELSSLNDKLTLERQQLTTLRREKQANSQDLVQLQRLQQDLAHKEKCLAEMTAFVNAETQQKNEVIQQQAQQLQALELQREELEARQNNSIFELEQRKQLEAENADLKQELSSVQQTQSELQRVHAAELQELRQNLSVLEARNVALSQQLTQAANSAVQATAAQSEQAQVQTEALAQKQQELSALRSQVGSLTDAQAQQQKQANALQSQLQEAQQRADQLQAKEQHLQQELQEQREKNNQQHKELQLQQQKAVAANGGGSASSAKSEQQRIRDLYQRLYPDAVKAQSGNALQASFDQWLEQVLATHVKQQQDKLRQKLDAEKSEKQSSSSHKSTQSNNSSSSNHNSTHNNISSNNSSSNSQSSSAVEQQELHKQNLQLRECNDKLTQLVTKTTNTLMDLEDRAREQDEHWRGIVEQKEQLILTLQQHASNGE, encoded by the exons ATGGACTTCCACATACTGATCGTCATCGGTTGTGTGGTCAGCGCCTCGCTGCTCTCGTTCCTGTTCATCAATAAGATCTTCCGGCGCAAGACTTTCGAGGAGGTGGTGGCCGAGAAGCGTGCCTTGAGCGCCAATCTCTACAAGGCGGCCGGTGGCGCCGCTACCAAGAAGCCCAAGAAGAAGGAACTTAAGCGCGAAAAGAAGCAACGTCAGCGGGAACAGCAGCGGGATGTGAACAACGAGCCGGAACCAGAGGAAGCCGAAGACTACTCCGATGGTCAGTCGGAGGGTCAGGGCTCCGTGGCTGGCGAGGAACCCGGTCTGTCCAAGCAGCATGTTGAATTTGAACCCGATGCAGAGGTCCTCACTGATCAGCGACGACCCAGTAGCGTGGCTGAGAAGGAGAACCAACCTTCTGGGGCTGGCAAAAAGGGAAAGAAGGATAAGCGTAACGGAGCCAACAACAAGACAGCCGGAATCCTGGTCAACAAGAACGAAACTGTTGCTGTTAAGCCTCCAGCTAACGCCGAGGAGACACCAactttgaataattttgaaaccAAGGTCCCCAAGGATGTGGTGGAGCTGAAGAAGCAGGAGCAAAAGGAACGCAAAgaggacaacaacaacaagcagcAAAGTCAAAAGAAGATCGCCGGAGGCAATGTGTCCAAGAAGGAGAAGGCCGCAGCTGTCGAAACTGAGGCACCCGTAGTGACCAAGCAGATCCtcaaacaacaacagcagcagcagaatgGCTCACCAAAAACGCAGCACAACCAGGCCAACAACAAGaccaagcagcagcagcaaaacaaGAAACAGAATCATAAGGAAACCCTATCGACTAAGGATTTGGCTCATGCTTTGGATAAACTGGCCGATCACCAGAACCAGACCATTGGCGTTAACGCTCTGATGAATGTGTTTTCCCGTGCCGAGCTAAATCGCTCAGAGATTCAGATACTCATCGACTATCTGCTAAACAAGCAACAGGATATGCCCTCTTCGCACTCTGAGTGGTCGGATGACATCTGCCAGAAACTCAAGCGCCAGCTGGAGGAGAAGGAAAAACTGCTGGCCGAGGAGCAGGAGGCCTCCATCGGTATTCAGGCTAAGCTGCGCGAACTGCGCCAAGAGGTTAACACAGAACGCGCCCAAATGCATGCCCGAAACCAGGCCTATATAGATAAGTTGCAAGGCAAGGAGCAGGAGCTAGCCGCCCTCAACCAGGAGCTGTCCAGTCTGAATGACAAGTTGACGCTTGAGCGACAGCAGCTTACG ACCCTTCGAAGGGAGAAGCAAGCCAATTCGCAGGATCTGGTTCAGTTGCAACGTTTGCAACAGGATCTCGCACACAAGGAAAAGTGCCTGGCGGAAATGACCGCATTCGTTAATGCAGAGACCCAGCAGAAGAACGAGGTGATTCAGCAGCAGGCTCAGCAGCTGCAAGCCCTGGAGCTGCAACGCGAAGAGCTGGAAGCGCGCCAGAACAACAGCATCTTTGAGCTGGAGCAGCGCAAGCAGCTGGAGGCGGAGAACGCCGACCTCAAGCAGGAGCTGAGCTCTGTTCAACAGACTCAGTCGGAGCTACAGCGCGTCCACGCCGCCGAGTTGCAGGAGCTGCGACAGAACTTGTCCGTCCTGGAGGCCCGCAACGTTGCGCTCAGCCAACAGCTCACCCAAGCCGCCAACAGCGCGGTTCAGGCCACCGCCGCCCAGTCGGAGCAGGCCCAGGTTCAGACCGAAGCGCTGGCCCAGAAGCAGCAGGAGCTGAGTGCTCTTCGCTCGCAGGTTGGCTCGCTGACGGATGCCCAGgcccagcagcagaagcaagCCAACGCTCTGCAGTCGCAGCTCCAGGAGGCTCAGCAGCGGGCCGATCAGCTGCAGGCCAAGGAGCAACATCTGCAACAGGAGCTCCAGGAGCAGCGGGAGAAAAACAAT caacaacacaaagagctgcagctgcagcaacagaAGGCAGTGGCCGCCAATGGAGGTGGTAGTGCCAGTTCAGCCAAGAGCGAGCAGCAGAGGATCCGGGATCTCTACCAGCGCCTTTATCCCGACGCTGTTAAAGCGCAGTCGGGAAATGCCCTGCAAGCATCCTTTGACCAGTGGCTGGAACAGGTCCTGGCCACCCATgtcaagcagcagcaggataAGCTGCGGCAGAAGCTCGATGCGGAGAAGTCCGAGAAGCAGAGCAGCAGTAGTCATAAGTCCACACAATCAAACAACAGTAGCAGTAGCAACCACAATAGCACCCACAACAATATTAGTAGCAATAATAGTAGTTCGAATAGCCAATCCTCCTCCGCCGTcgagcagcaggagctgcaCAAACAGAACCTGCAGCTGCGGGAGTGCAACGACAAGCTCACCCAGCTGGTCACCAAGACG ACCAACACATTGATGGACTTGGAAGACCGTGCTCGTGAGCAGGACGAGCACTGGCGTGGCATCGTCGAGCAGAAGGAGCAGCTGATCCTTACCCTGCAGCAGCATGCCTCAAACGGAGAATAG
- the LOC117145647 gene encoding dual specificity protein kinase Ttk → MTTPVPRRTKDMMALGLDSDSEDDFNTPYRPRQAAAGERKQQPVASFQVQTRGKENEPHPLPTNMLPRRVSELTMMDSDSDEEEDIKSNHNLNCAILNDSFVLSPSQELTNSNSNITTRRTSSAVPLKQSDSNLSFLGRFNDMGINCSSQGSPVANSEKQVAKKTAPTLQAAPSATERRPLQETETPLRNELASTSKTKPDADFITPQVRTIGSTLAGKSRSAVSNDFRAQKVLFQTPMTVSRAAPVASASISFSLCDTITESPDIPEPPKKAEPPKSQHPSKKSLDNVFRETDKDVPDKVDVVEPKELVLIPAVAVPPEQPSHPSHKTSNILKIKNHEYTIDKKLGCGGSSSVYLARRSDSGNEFALKVVDLQADPQVVQGYLNETKLLAKLQGNVCVVALYDYQLVREESKLYMVMEKGDCDLNKILQSYTTNLPLYSLMNILYQMLQAVNYIHQHGVIHSDLKPANFLMVSGRLKLIDFGIASNIAVDSTSIIKFSQAGTFNYISPEALTDTSTGNSPMRKADQPKIKISTKSDVWSLGCILYLLLYQKTPFGHIRNVYAKMSAITAPCTSIEYPAIPPYYPIMLVHMAKNCLQLNPKKRPSCTELLQYPFHMIIPLQNLQIPSRTANSN, encoded by the exons ATGACCACGCCTGTGCCCCGCCGCACCAAGGATATGATGGCACTGGGACTGGATTCCGACTCGGAGGACGACTTTAACACGCCATACCGACCACGACAAGCGGCGGCGGGAGAACGAAAACAGCAGCCAGTGGCGTCTTTCCAAGTCCAAACGAGAGGCAAGGAGAACGAACCGCATCCCCTGCCCACAAATATGCT ACCTCGTCGAGTGTCCGAGTTGACTATGATGGATTCGGACAgtgacgaggaggaggacatCAAGAGCAATCACAACCTTAACTGCGCCATCCTAAACGATTCCTTTGTGCTGAGCCCATCTCAAGAGTTaacaaacagcaacagcaacattaCCACTCGTAGAACATCAAGTGCCGTCCCCCTCAAGCAATCCGATTCGAATCTCTCGTTCCTGGGAAGATTCAACGACATGGGCATCAACTGCAGCAGTCAAGGATCACCTGTGGCGAACTCGGAAAAACAAGTGGCCAAAAAGACAGCGCCCACGCTTCAAGCTGCACCAAGTGCCACCGAAAGGCGCCCACTCCAAGAGACAGAGACGCCACTGCGTAATGAATTAGCCTCCACCTCGAAGACGAAGCCAGATGCAGACTTCATCACCCCACAAGTGCGAACAATTGGTTCCACACTGGCTGGAAAAAGTCGAAGTGCGGTGTCCAATGACTTCCGTGCGCAAAAAGTACTCTTCCAAACACCCATGACCGTGAGTCGTGCTGCTCCAGTGGCCTCCGCTAGCATAAGCTTCTCCCTGTGCGACACCATCACAGAAAGCCCGGACATTCCAGAGCCTCCGAAAAAGGCAGAACCACCAAAGAGTCAGCACCCTTCCAAGAAGTCCCTGGATAACGTTTTCCGGGAGACGGACAAGGACGTGCCAGACAAAGTGGATGTTGTGGAACCAAAGGAGCTGGTGCTGATTCCCGCAGTTGCTGTACCTCCAGAGCAGCCTTCCCACCCTTCTCACAAGACATCtaatattttgaaaatcaaGAATCATGAGTATACGATTGACAAGAAACTGGGCTGTGGCGGCTCCAGCTCTGTTTATTTGGCACGCCGATCGGATTCCGGAAATGAGTTCGCCCTGAAGGTGGTGGATCTGCAGGCCGATCCACAAGTGGTGCAGGGTTATCTAAACGAAACCAAACTTCTGGCAAAGCTACAAGGGAACGTTTGTGTTGTGGCACTTTACGATTA TCAACTTGTGCGCGAGGAGTCCAAGCTGTACATGGTGATGGAGAAAGGCGACTGCGACTTGAACAAGATCCTGCAGAGCTACACCACCAACCTTCCTCTCTATAGCCTGATGAACATCCTGTACCAAATGCTGCAAGCGGTCAACTACATTCACCAACACGGTGTCATCCATTCGGATCTCAAGCCGGCAAATTTCCTGATGGTCAGCGGCAGACTGAAGTTGATCGATTTTGGCATAGCCAGCAATATCGCTGTGGACTCGACGAGCATCATCAAATTCTCGCAGGCGGGCACCTTTAACTACATTAGTCCGGAGGCGTTGACGGACACCTCCACGGGGAATAGTCCGATGCGCAAAGCCGATCAGCCCAAGATCAAGATCTCGACCAAATCGGACGTGTGGTCGCTGGGCTGCATCCTTTACCTGCTACTCTACCAAAAGACGCCGTTCGGCCACATCCGAAACGTCTATGCTAAGATGAGTGCAATCACCGCACCGTGCACAAGCATCGAGTATCCCGCCATTCCACCCTACTATCCCATCATGCTGGTTCAT ATGGCCAAGAACTGCCTCCAGCTGAATCCCAAAAAGCGGCCGTCGTGCACCGAACTACTACAGTACCCATTCCATATGATCATTCCGCTGCAGAACCTGCAGATACCCAGCAGAACCGCCAACAGCAATTAA
- the LOC117142339 gene encoding transmembrane protein 192: MEQPATGGAAVQPGVSPAHIHDTDQLLDPVLFSNDNGSYKLNTVPAFSLHVVISTAISIVGIVLAASFPTDRRCDAYFIMLYLRATFWVITYLFDHFVKKQHDNLRMQGYHDFHRETNMQKGIPLQLVSLWNSMLLAVQALIHHYYAENFWEHCAAGWLSPVSYVTAFTVAENLVLAVSHSLYIDKVRKFNSAKLAPDVLRGADRAGGSLGLMQPGGDTEELLEKQADLIAYLRDHTHKLNQKLHQMQTNVRPVRAPQIP; the protein is encoded by the exons ATGGAGCAACCAGCAACAGGAGGCGCCGCTGTACAACCGGGCGTGTCCCCAGCGCACATCCACGACACGGATCAGCTCCTGGACCCCGTCCTCTTCTCCAACGATAATGGAAGCTACAAGCTGAATACAGTGCCCGCATTTAG CCTTCATGTGGTTATCTCCACTGCAATCTCTATTGTGGGGATCGTACTTGCAGCCTCGTTTCCAACGGATCGGCGCTGCGATGCCTACTTTATAATGCTCTACCTACGGGCCACCTTCTGGGTCATcacatat CTCTTCGATCACTTCGTAAAGAAGCAACACGACAATCTACGCATGCAGGGCTATCACGACTTCCACCGCGAGACTAACATGCAGAAGGGGATTCCCCTTCAGCTGGTATCCCTGTGGAACTCCATGCTGCTTGCTGTCCAGGCCCTGATACACCACTACTATGCGGAGAACTTCTGGGAACATTGCGCCGCCGGCTGGCTGTCGCCGGTCAGCTATGTGACCGCCTTCACCGTGGCCGAGAATCTGGTGCTGGCCGTTTCCCACAGCTTATATATTG ACAAGGTGCGTAAGTTCAACAGCGCCAAGCTGGCCCCGGATGTTTTGCGCGGTGCGGACCGCGCCGGAGGTTCCCTGGGCCTCATGCAACCAGGAGGCGACACAGAAGAGCTTCTGGAGAAGCAGGCCGACCTTATCGCTTATCTGCGTGACCACACACACAAGCTCAACCAGAAACTGCATCAAATGCAGACCAACGTGCGACCAGTGAGAGCGCCACAAATTCCTTAA